In one Deinococcus carri genomic region, the following are encoded:
- a CDS encoding ParB/RepB/Spo0J family partition protein: MAREDLLGGGLNQVAAQGTLRQLRREQLVPAPWQPRRSFDRAGLLALARSVRAEGVRQNLVVRPHPTQGGHYEIIAGERRWRASDPDVGAALALTPEEVGTLEGEAPRTLPCLIVNLDDPEARRLSAVENLQREDLDPVDEASYRLLLVQEALGLAAGEHVMTSSLAQEIGRRLHTLRNAPEQFPEETAALRRLFQQLGTLTWESYATNHLPLLQLPDDLLTAVREGRVAGRSALLIHRQTDEELRAELLEKALAGASFKELTGLVDTHQGKAWRTLAADVRGRLGVRQLDRLDASRRKRVVGLLRQLQQELDGGAPDREA, translated from the coding sequence GTGGCGCGTGAGGATCTGCTGGGAGGCGGCCTGAATCAGGTGGCAGCGCAGGGGACACTGCGCCAGCTGCGGCGCGAGCAACTGGTGCCGGCCCCGTGGCAGCCGCGCCGCAGCTTCGACCGCGCGGGGCTGCTGGCCCTGGCCCGGAGTGTCCGCGCTGAGGGCGTGCGGCAGAATCTGGTGGTCCGGCCCCATCCCACCCAGGGCGGCCACTACGAGATCATCGCCGGGGAGCGCCGCTGGCGGGCCTCCGACCCCGACGTGGGGGCGGCCCTGGCCCTGACGCCGGAGGAAGTCGGCACGCTGGAGGGGGAAGCACCCCGCACCCTTCCCTGCCTGATCGTGAATCTGGATGACCCGGAGGCGCGGCGGCTGAGTGCGGTCGAGAACCTGCAACGCGAGGACCTGGACCCGGTGGACGAGGCCAGCTACCGGCTGCTGCTGGTGCAGGAGGCCCTGGGCCTGGCGGCGGGCGAGCACGTCATGACCTCCAGTCTGGCCCAGGAGATCGGGCGGCGGCTGCACACGCTGCGGAATGCGCCGGAGCAGTTCCCGGAGGAGACGGCGGCGCTGCGGCGGCTGTTCCAGCAGCTCGGAACCCTGACCTGGGAATCGTATGCCACCAACCACCTGCCCCTGCTGCAACTGCCGGACGACCTGCTGACGGCGGTCCGCGAGGGCCGGGTCGCGGGCCGCAGCGCCCTGCTGATTCACCGCCAGACCGACGAGGAACTGCGGGCGGAGTTGCTGGAAAAGGCCCTCGCCGGGGCCTCCTTCAAGGAACTGACCGGACTGGTCGACACGCATCAGGGCAAGGCCTGGCGCACCCTTGCGGCGGACGTGCGCGGGCGGCTGGGTGTCCGGCAGCTCGACCGGCTGGACGCCTCACGCCGCAAACGTGTGGTCGGGCTGCTGCGGCAGTTGCAGCAGGAACTGGACGGGGGGGCACCCGACCGCGAGGCGTGA